A DNA window from Coffea arabica cultivar ET-39 chromosome 6c, Coffea Arabica ET-39 HiFi, whole genome shotgun sequence contains the following coding sequences:
- the LOC140008429 gene encoding uncharacterized protein: protein MPTRKGLKLSLSPASPSSVTSSVSAKSCCDSNDFQESLINYFEMYEKKHWEDWEEEMYIRTYVEWQKDGRWEATRTTLANHTAMAAYLTQELGVICTGTQSQSKFYRVVDKWRLFTHLRGDSAKAEMGIGWDEEHRCFVAGKEQWGYLYQLDKSYVEFQHPNSADLMILWDEVMDGNHATGTRAQSSAQFVPPQFVPPRIRRRRGDSTLKGKGVASSSVINPADSKGTSDDTDSPIMRNPGKRPLGSAPQSSENEGSRGTKSRRSGSENYQEALSNFNRYSSIACSERESKEKYSIEVAKKAVEDLKLDDTVHMYVLKKLLDGEFRALFISFSESERITWINLFIVPKIVGK from the exons ATGCCCACCAGAAAAGGGTTAAAATTAAGTTTAAGTCCAG CATCCCCATCAAGTGTGACTAGTTCGGTTAGTGCAAAGTCTTGTTGCGACTCAAACGACTTTCAAGAAAGCCTAATCAACTACTTTGAG ATGTATGAAAAGAAGCACTGGGAAGACTGGGAAGAGGAGATGTACATCCGAACGTATGTTGAATGGCAGAAAGATGGAAGGTGGGAGGCAACTCGGACCACCTTGGCAAATCACACTGCAATGGCTGCCTACTTGACCCAAGAATTGGGGGTTATTTGCACTGGAACTCAATCCCAGTCGAAGTTCTATCGTGTGGTCGACAAATGGAGACTCTTCACACACCTCCGAGGTGATTCTGCCAAGGCAGAGATGGGGATAGGATGGGACGAGGAACACAGATGCTTTGTAGCTGGAAAAGAGCAATGGGGATATTTGTACCAA CTCGACAAAAGTTATGTGGAATTCCAGCACCCAAATAGTGCTGATTTGATGATCCTATGGGATGAGGTGATGGACGGCAATCATGCCACAGGCACCCGTGCTCAATCTTCGGCCCAATTCGTGCCACCCCAATTTGTGCCTCCTCGTATCCGTAGACGTAGGGGTGATTCGACCCTCAAAGGCAAAGGAGTTGCCTCTAGCTCTGTCATCAACCCAGCAGATTCTAAGGGCACATCGGACGATACTGACAGCCCAATTATGCGTAATCCCGGCAAACGACCGTTGGGTAGTGCTCCACAAAGTTCGGAGAATGAAGGCTCAAGAGGAACCAAGTCCCGAAGGTCGGGTTCGGAGAACTACCAAGAGGCACTGAGCAACTTCAATAGATATTCTTCGATTGCATGTTCCGAAAGAGAATCGAAGGAGAAGTATTCAATTGAGGTTGCTAAGAAAGCAGTTGAGGACCTGAAATTGGACGATACTGTACACATGTATGTCTTGAAAAAATTGTTGGATGGGGAGTTCCGGGCTTTATTTATTAGCTTCAGTGAGAGTGAGCGGATTACATGGATTAATTTGTTCATCGTGCCAAAGATCGTCGGCAAGTAA